One part of the Candidatus Wallbacteria bacterium genome encodes these proteins:
- a CDS encoding MFS transporter, which yields MDEKIDNGQSQTHEAFLKMRTEKRLKARARRISVVEGSACSIMDGCGQRYMIPYALALGAQNREIGFLSSFPSILGAVSQLITIRMLGKFSRRKLLFFSVFSQALMWLMMIFAGYRYYYCPHGSMEIINLLTVIYTLLALFGSMLTPAWNSWMNDIVPKNRGRYFGKRNQIVGLVAMVSMLFAGLFMDVFKKNHLFWGFAGLFAVSFLARTVSALLFLIQYEPPFRQEKGSFFSFRDFLLRIYENNFGRFVVFVSLIGFSTMISAPFFSVYMLNELQMSYTGYTAVVLASSLTNMIFMPAWGKFADRYGNFMVMRICGILVAIVPLLWLVSPQVHSILPSLVVPVLVLIEGFSGIAWAGFSLANGNYIFEAVTRQKLAICVAYFNIIYSIGVFAGGMLGGYLGNMGIRLSGSGLLFVFLISGFARLATYLLMIGRIREVRIVKKFRLRDAIEMISHLNLMKIVGIFR from the coding sequence ATGGATGAAAAGATCGATAACGGGCAGAGTCAGACTCACGAAGCCTTCCTGAAAATGAGGACTGAGAAGAGGCTGAAAGCCCGCGCCCGCAGGATCAGTGTGGTCGAAGGATCAGCTTGCAGCATAATGGACGGCTGCGGTCAGCGTTACATGATACCTTACGCTCTAGCGCTGGGAGCGCAGAACAGGGAAATAGGATTTCTGAGCAGCTTTCCCTCTATTCTGGGTGCGGTTTCCCAGCTGATCACAATCAGGATGCTGGGAAAATTTTCTCGGAGAAAGCTGCTTTTCTTCTCTGTTTTTTCCCAGGCTCTGATGTGGCTTATGATGATTTTCGCAGGTTACAGGTATTATTACTGCCCGCATGGCTCAATGGAGATAATAAATCTGCTGACCGTGATCTACACTCTGCTGGCTCTTTTCGGGTCAATGCTTACTCCTGCCTGGAACTCCTGGATGAACGACATTGTCCCGAAAAACAGGGGCCGTTATTTCGGCAAACGCAATCAGATAGTGGGCCTGGTTGCGATGGTGAGCATGCTGTTTGCTGGACTTTTCATGGATGTTTTCAAAAAAAACCACCTTTTCTGGGGTTTTGCAGGGCTGTTTGCCGTCTCTTTTCTGGCGAGAACAGTCTCTGCCCTCCTTTTCCTGATTCAGTATGAACCGCCATTCAGGCAGGAAAAAGGGAGTTTTTTCAGTTTCAGGGACTTTCTGCTCCGGATTTATGAGAATAATTTCGGAAGATTTGTGGTGTTCGTTTCCCTGATCGGTTTTTCCACCATGATCTCTGCCCCTTTTTTCTCAGTATATATGCTCAACGAGCTGCAGATGAGCTATACAGGTTATACCGCAGTAGTCCTTGCTTCGTCCCTCACCAACATGATCTTCATGCCTGCCTGGGGCAAGTTCGCGGACCGTTACGGCAATTTCATGGTGATGCGTATCTGCGGTATACTGGTTGCCATTGTCCCCCTGCTCTGGCTGGTATCACCGCAAGTGCATTCAATTCTTCCTTCTCTGGTTGTACCTGTGCTGGTATTGATAGAGGGTTTTTCAGGGATTGCCTGGGCCGGTTTTTCCCTGGCTAACGGCAATTACATTTTCGAGGCTGTCACCAGGCAGAAACTGGCGATCTGCGTGGCTTACTTCAACATCATATACAGCATAGGGGTTTTTGCAGGAGGAATGCTGGGAGGTTATCTTGGGAATATGGGGATCAGGCTTTCCGGTTCAGGCCTTCTCTTTGTATTCCTGATCAGCGGATTCGCCAGGCTGGCTACATATCTCCTGATGATCGGGAGGATCAGGGAAGTGCGGATCGTGAAGAAGTTCAGGCTCAGGGATGCGATAGAGATGATTTCACATCTGAATCTGATGAAAATTGTGGGCATATTTCGATAA
- a CDS encoding glycoside hydrolase family 13 protein, protein MKSSLWLPPEWSKKAVWYQIFPERFRNGDPANDPRIGDLSGAYPGNNDLAWQLHPWNSDWYQRQPWERNQRDIWYNIHRRRYGGDLQGILDKLDYLQDLGVNAIYLNPVFDSPSAHKYDSASYHHIDPNFGPDPDGDRKLIQSEIPDDPSSWVWTSADRLMRSLISELHRRKMRIIFDGVFNHVGYNHWAFKDLRKSQKNSKYGDWFSVNAWDDTASGSSFDYKCWYGVRELPEWKQDENGLVEGPKKYIFDCTRRWMDPDGNGDSSKGIDGWRLDVAFLIRHQFWKEWAALVREINSLAYLTAEIIDTVEANKPYLEGDEFHAVMNYNFAFACSDFFFDKKGISATCFDELLRKLRDAYHPETAYAMMNLFGSHDTNRLASHIVNGFPDYRDWSKYFDESLGRNRNYNVRKPNADEIRLQELFLIMQMTYVGAPMIFYGDEAGMWGANDPCCRKPMLWDDIEYFDEVFLPDDTKRAKPDPVKFNRELFSCYKKLIGIRNSHPALQIGKYETIVIDDEHEIFGFSRNLGREELLIFLNKSLDSQIIRVKTLSKGPFIDLLDEKGLFQVVNGEILLEIPACGGRIIMQR, encoded by the coding sequence ATGAAAAGTTCGCTCTGGCTTCCGCCTGAATGGAGCAAGAAAGCTGTCTGGTACCAGATTTTTCCTGAACGATTCAGGAATGGAGACCCAGCGAATGATCCCAGGATCGGAGACCTGAGTGGCGCTTATCCTGGAAATAACGACCTGGCCTGGCAGCTGCACCCCTGGAACTCGGACTGGTATCAGCGTCAGCCCTGGGAGCGGAATCAGCGTGACATCTGGTACAACATCCACCGCCGCCGCTATGGAGGCGATCTGCAGGGTATCCTGGATAAGCTCGATTATCTACAGGATCTCGGTGTAAACGCCATCTATCTGAATCCAGTTTTCGATTCCCCTTCTGCGCATAAATACGACAGCGCATCCTATCATCACATTGACCCTAATTTCGGTCCTGATCCTGACGGGGACCGCAAGCTGATCCAATCTGAAATCCCGGATGATCCGTCCAGCTGGGTCTGGACTTCTGCTGACAGGTTGATGAGATCTCTGATCTCAGAACTGCACAGGCGTAAAATGCGGATTATTTTTGATGGAGTGTTCAATCATGTGGGCTACAATCACTGGGCTTTCAAGGATCTGAGAAAGAGTCAGAAAAATTCGAAATACGGGGACTGGTTCTCTGTCAACGCTTGGGATGATACGGCTTCAGGAAGCAGTTTCGATTATAAATGCTGGTATGGCGTGAGAGAACTGCCTGAATGGAAACAGGATGAAAACGGGCTTGTGGAAGGGCCGAAAAAATACATCTTCGATTGCACCAGGCGCTGGATGGATCCTGACGGAAATGGTGACAGCTCAAAAGGTATCGACGGCTGGCGGCTGGACGTGGCTTTCCTGATCAGGCATCAGTTCTGGAAAGAATGGGCGGCACTTGTGCGAGAGATCAATTCTCTGGCATACCTGACAGCAGAAATCATCGACACTGTGGAAGCTAATAAACCCTATCTGGAAGGCGATGAATTCCACGCAGTGATGAACTACAATTTTGCCTTTGCCTGTTCGGATTTTTTCTTTGATAAAAAAGGAATATCAGCAACATGTTTTGATGAATTGCTCAGAAAACTTCGCGACGCCTATCATCCTGAAACGGCATATGCCATGATGAATTTGTTCGGAAGCCATGATACGAACCGACTGGCTTCGCACATTGTCAACGGATTTCCAGATTACCGAGACTGGTCTAAGTATTTCGACGAATCCCTTGGAAGGAATCGGAATTACAATGTGCGGAAACCGAATGCAGATGAGATCAGATTGCAGGAATTGTTTCTGATAATGCAGATGACTTATGTTGGCGCGCCCATGATTTTTTATGGCGACGAGGCAGGAATGTGGGGAGCCAATGACCCCTGCTGCAGGAAGCCGATGCTCTGGGATGACATAGAGTATTTCGATGAAGTATTCCTGCCTGATGATACAAAACGGGCTAAACCTGATCCAGTGAAATTCAACCGTGAGTTGTTCAGTTGTTACAAAAAACTGATTGGGATCAGGAATTCCCATCCAGCGCTGCAGATTGGAAAATATGAAACTATTGTGATTGATGATGAACATGAGATTTTCGGATTTTCAAGGAACCTGGGCAGGGAAGAACTGCTGATTTTTTTAAATAAAAGCCTTGATTCTCAGATTATTAGAGTTAAAACACTTAGTAAAGGGCCATTTATCGATTTGCTGGACGAAAAAGGCCTGTTTCAGGTTGTGAATGGTGAAATTCTGCTGGAAATCCCGGCTTGCGGGGGAAGGATTATCATGCAGAGATGA
- a CDS encoding aminotransferase class V-fold PLP-dependent enzyme, producing MSHKIIYLDNNATTPIHPEVKKAIIKAMSLYGNASSLHELGRTSRAAIEASRANISGFLGASPEELIFVGTGSEANNGVLNNITCHGSCCSAKQGKRDEIITTVIEHPCVLEASKCLASKGLKVHFLKVDDRGKIDLNQLQKLLSEHTALVSVMSANNEIGTIQEIGEIARLAHKYGAYFHTDAVQAVGKIPLDVRKLEIDFLSFSAHKIYGPKGVGSLYIRKGIPYCPFIRGGHQEMGRRAGTENTIGILALSRAIDMRREEMDEEAIRLLSLKKALKYGLAEKIPDIRFNGDQDDTLPGTLNVSFMGAEGESILLYLDLEGICVSTGSACASGSLDPSHVLLALGLTHEWAHGSVRISLGRQTTESEIHRVLKVFPGIIEKIRRMSTTYKKK from the coding sequence ATGAGCCACAAAATAATCTATCTGGACAACAACGCCACCACTCCGATCCACCCTGAGGTGAAGAAGGCCATTATCAAGGCCATGAGCCTTTACGGCAATGCCTCCAGCCTGCACGAACTGGGACGCACATCACGTGCAGCGATCGAGGCCTCACGTGCCAATATCTCCGGATTTCTCGGAGCCAGCCCTGAAGAACTTATCTTTGTAGGCACCGGCTCTGAAGCTAATAACGGAGTTCTGAACAATATCACCTGCCACGGATCCTGCTGCAGCGCCAAACAGGGCAAACGGGACGAGATCATCACTACAGTGATTGAGCACCCCTGCGTGTTGGAGGCCTCCAAGTGCCTTGCCAGTAAAGGTCTCAAAGTGCACTTTCTAAAAGTAGACGACCGGGGTAAGATCGATCTGAACCAACTGCAGAAACTCCTGTCAGAGCATACTGCCCTGGTCTCTGTGATGTCTGCCAACAATGAAATCGGCACCATCCAGGAAATAGGAGAAATTGCCAGGCTGGCACATAAGTATGGCGCTTACTTCCATACCGATGCTGTGCAGGCTGTAGGAAAAATTCCGCTGGACGTAAGAAAACTGGAGATAGATTTCCTCTCCTTTTCAGCGCATAAAATTTACGGACCCAAAGGTGTAGGATCTCTCTACATCCGGAAAGGCATCCCTTACTGCCCATTCATCCGAGGCGGGCATCAAGAGATGGGACGAAGGGCCGGTACAGAGAATACGATCGGAATTCTGGCACTTTCCAGAGCTATAGACATGCGCAGAGAGGAGATGGATGAAGAAGCAATTCGACTGCTGAGCCTGAAGAAGGCACTGAAATACGGACTCGCTGAAAAAATACCTGACATCCGCTTCAACGGAGACCAGGATGACACCCTGCCCGGAACTCTGAATGTTTCTTTCATGGGTGCTGAAGGGGAATCAATTCTGCTCTACCTTGACCTGGAAGGCATCTGCGTTTCCACTGGCTCAGCCTGCGCGTCCGGATCACTCGACCCGTCGCATGTCCTGCTTGCGCTGGGTTTGACTCACGAATGGGCTCACGGCTCAGTCCGGATCAGCCTGGGCAGGCAGACGACAGAATCAGAAATCCACCGAGTGCTGAAAGTGTTTCCTGGCATCATCGAGAAGATCCGCAGGATGTCTACAACGTATAAGAAAAAATGA
- a CDS encoding iron-sulfur cluster assembly scaffold protein produces MAKTEWAYTDLVREHFTNPRNILDDEEAFNPDGRGMVGNPQCGDEMLMVIKVDKVKNIISECRWKTYGCASAIASTSMLSEVVTGMKLEEAFKITPKDIVKKLGGLPDRKIHCSVLGDKALRAAINDYYKKNGMLDKIREENRTLICQCMTIYDSEIEDAVLEGARTFIELQEKTKISTVCGQCRDRADELMLKYIEKHFAR; encoded by the coding sequence ATGGCCAAAACCGAATGGGCATACACCGACCTGGTACGCGAGCATTTCACAAATCCCAGAAACATCCTGGATGACGAAGAAGCCTTCAATCCCGATGGCCGGGGGATGGTCGGCAATCCGCAGTGCGGAGACGAGATGCTGATGGTGATCAAAGTGGATAAAGTTAAAAACATCATCAGCGAATGCCGCTGGAAAACATACGGGTGCGCGAGCGCAATTGCCAGTACCTCAATGCTCTCGGAAGTCGTGACAGGCATGAAGCTGGAAGAAGCTTTCAAAATCACGCCCAAAGACATAGTGAAGAAGCTGGGCGGCCTGCCTGACCGCAAAATCCACTGCTCGGTGCTCGGCGATAAGGCGTTGAGGGCTGCAATCAACGATTACTACAAAAAAAACGGCATGCTGGACAAGATCAGAGAGGAAAACAGAACACTCATCTGCCAGTGTATGACCATCTATGATTCGGAAATTGAAGATGCTGTATTGGAAGGTGCCCGCACTTTCATCGAACTGCAGGAAAAGACCAAGATCAGTACAGTCTGCGGTCAGTGCCGTGACAGGGCGGATGAACTGATGTTGAAATACATTGAAAAACATTTCGCCAGGTAG